The genomic stretch aatacctcagaaatcccaaaactgacgtaagtagagaggttcgcatattacgaacacgcattatagcgaccgccatcatggtgcgtaaaaagctggatagcttttggacccaaaagtcagatagttgagggttgcaacgactagacaatttctctcgtcaaaattcaaccgaagaaaaaaaatcgttcgaaataagTCCGTTTCGTTCCGGAGTCGAAGTAAAAGTACTGaacaatttttaacatttctgaacatccggcataattcagaaaaatcaggacaaatgctaaaatatgaaaaataaatcaggacgctccaaatggGTCTCGAAATCAGGatatgtcctgctaaatcaggacggatggtatccctagtttAAAGTAATAATTGTAAGGTGAAATTTGACGTGATAATTGTGCTACAGAACAtagcaaaataacaaataaacccTAATTTTGAACACTTTGATCACgggcaataccgggaacgtgcAAATAGAACAATAccaaatttgaattatgttaagactacatattttgatcaatcgatttcgtttctttccataatgtTTGAACCAcctatcaaattgctatgaaatttgttacttgtgagtttgagagacaacccgtagttatgtttaaataagtaGTGTAACCTGTGATACAATAGATTTCTGTTGGGTTTACAATCTTATACGTTACGACTGAAATAGAAGTCCGATTATTATTAAATGAAATGGCAACCTATAGAGCAGTCAagccttccatttgacattaagattgttgaaattagtccagccatctttgggacaacgagtgaatttgaaaaggcATTGGAgcacgtttcttttcacaactttaaaaccacatgtccaatcattataaaatttattagTTAAACCTTAACTAGCCGGTCCATTTGAtataaatattgttcaaatcgtttgtgtagtttctgagatttggaaaatatacccaaggggtacgcggacaaaaaaaaaaattgagaaccgctgctctacgCTATAACTTTATGGTGAAACTAAACGGTGGCTTTTTTACATACAATTTCGAGGTTAGATTTCTTTTCGCTTGACGATTTTGAACATTAAAATCTCAGCTTCCAAGTTTCTCACACGTAATTTTAATTAGTTTTCGAGAAAATTATCCTGCAAAATTCAAGCCAAATTCGACGGAGTTTCACCATATATATTTCTAATACGATATAATCATTACTGGTTTTGTTAAATACTCATTTCCTTTACCTATTCGTTAAGGCTCTCTACCATTTTTTCAACAGTTTTCGAATTTAGAATCAGTTTTCCTTTGGGGCCGGCCACATACCACGtagacagatttttgacgatttttaccTCACTATAGTGCTATATTTATTAGCGTTCGAATAAAAGCGtgaagaaattttaaaaaatcccaCTCATAAATGACTCTTGAGCACATCTAGTGTTTTCTTCACCGCATCACCATGTTCCTGTTTTTTCAAATCCGACCGATTCACCACATTCGCGAtaagaaaattattcaattttaatatatttgcaaCGTTTCTTCAGTTTTCTTTTTCATGTAGAATACTTTGCTCTGGTTTTTCAATTGTTGCACTTAGTAACAATTCAGATTCAGCATACTCCCGGTGTCTTCTACCTTACCGGCGACAGATACATTACGTATCGTATGTTCGCTCAGATGCCCAATTTTGTTTCACGTTGCGAAACAACgtgaaaatgttaaataaagCTCTCACACGCTGATGAGCACATTCCACGAAATCCACCAAATCGTGGGCAGACGTGGCACGGCGTGGGTTATGTGTCTACATTGTGTCTACCGTGATATGaacaaatttaattaaaatacaATTTCTTTTTAGAATTAAACTGACTTAATCAAACAAGTATGAATTATccgataaaaattattttttttattttagtttagcAATAAAGTAATATTAAATAGATAATACGACATCCATTACAACCGACTCTTTTGTTTTTTCATCTACCTTCTTCCCTTGGTCTCACTTGAAGTGAAGATCTTTCCTGACTGTCTTTAATGGTTGCACTGTTGGAGCTACCATGTTAAGCAAACAAGGTGCATCCAGGAGGAGAAGAGTAAAACAACGTTTTTATAACCTGTATTTTAGAATATAACCATCCACCGGTGACCACCTGACACCTCACTCGCACTTGTTCTTCACGGTAATCATTATTTGATTCGTCTGATGTATCAGGTACAGAGCACTCACAAAAACAGCGTTTGCTCTAGAAACGAGGAAATGAAACATTAAGAATGTCGTCTaataaaaaacggaaaaaaactTACTCTCCTTCCTTGAAGTACTCCTTCAGGGTCGTGCTGAATTTCTTGGAAAACTTGACAAACTCCTTCTTGCGCTGCTCTACCGCCTGCTTCCCGGAGGAACCCGGGATAAAACCGACCACCTCGTTCACCGCatccaaaagctttttgatgGCACTGGCGATTTCTCTGCGAATAATGAGATTCGGTAATGTTTATCAACCACCCTTCGAACGTTCGAACACTTACTTAATAGTTTCCAGGAATGTCTTTCTGTCGGTAATTTCGTCTGGAATGCGGCTTAGAATTCGCTTCAGCGCCGAAGACTTTTTGTTAAGCTCTTGAAATGCGTCTTCCGTTCGGTTTAGGCGATATTCAATTACTGGCAAAGAATAATTACATCAGTCACATTCTAAGTTCTATTAATAACCTAATCCAATCGATACTCACAATCGCTATCAGTTGCCGCACCCTGCAGTCTAAGAATGCTTTCGTTCATGTTGACGTTGATGTCACCTTTCTTGATGATACCCATGACCAAATCGAACGTTAGACCAGGATGTGTTTGCTCGGCCTTCGTCAAGGCTGCCCTTAGTGTCTGCGAAGCGACAACATCACGGCGCTCCAGCTAGAATTTAGAAGGGGAAACAAAAACTCTTTCATAATCAAATGGCttatttgattatttcagtGCACACATCAAACATCGATGCAGCCTAAACCAAAATAATATCCAGCTGCACAGAGAaactggaaaatccactttttccgCATTTCCCTCCTGTACCAATCGATTAGTACTTATATCAGGCTATTGCAAAACGATCAACTCATAAGTGCCACAGCGAATGGAAGCTGGCTAAACTGCTTTTTCTTCCGGGAGCGGGTTTTCTAGCTCCACCTCCACCTTCACTTTCCCGGATGCACTCACCTGTGACAGGATTGGACGTATCAGAATTGGCAGCACCAAGGAAGTGACCACTGGAGTATCATCTCCCATTGTCATTGCTCGCGATAAAACGTTTCCAAGATGCCTAGCTATGAACAAAACCCGCGCACCGTAAAATCTGAACAACTCCGCGATCACCAGCTAATTTGGCCTTACTATCCTCTGAACGGATGTGTTTGGAAATATCTacgttcacaatgattcaccagcagcagtagcaaagATGCAGCACCAATTTACACATCAGCAGAGCATCCCCAAAAGAGGGGATGGAATACGCGTTTGTAAATATTGAACGGGCTAGCGAAACATTAATACAAAACAGGAATGATTTCCCAGTAGGAAATTGAATTGTGAAACAACGTCGAGAGTTGATTTGTCGCAGGAAAACTGCTGTGCGCACGAAAAACTGAAATTAGGTTCACGACGGGGCTCacgtaaatatttttatttgacacatcacttttttttcactGCTCGGATTTGCATCATTTGCATCAGCTGACAGCTGTCAAGTGAACGTGAACTGCGTTAGAGATGTGCGGTGTTGAGAACAGTGTTGCTGTTATGGAATTGGGTTGATTGtgatatagaccattttacgaagtGACTATATCACGGAATCTGCTGAGGTTGATGTTGTCTTTTCATAGGTCTGCATCGAGTATGTAATTTACTATTAAGGAGTAatccaattagaaaaaaaagagtcggttaacataaacaattttttcaagtgTTTGCAATGAGATTAGTTAAATTACTTCTCTAGTAAAATTACTTCTCTTGC from Wyeomyia smithii strain HCP4-BCI-WySm-NY-G18 chromosome 3, ASM2978416v1, whole genome shotgun sequence encodes the following:
- the LOC129727736 gene encoding programmed cell death protein 10, whose product is MTMGDDTPVVTSLVLPILIRPILSQLERRDVVASQTLRAALTKAEQTHPGLTFDLVMGIIKKGDINVNMNESILRLQGAATDSDLIEYRLNRTEDAFQELNKKSSALKRILSRIPDEITDRKTFLETIKEIASAIKKLLDAVNEVVGFIPGSSGKQAVEQRKKEFVKFSKKFSTTLKEYFKEGEANAVFVSALYLIHQTNQIMITVKNKCE